The following coding sequences are from one Salvia hispanica cultivar TCC Black 2014 chromosome 3, UniMelb_Shisp_WGS_1.0, whole genome shotgun sequence window:
- the LOC125215498 gene encoding trafficking protein particle complex subunit 11-like, whose amino-acid sequence MEEFPEELRTPPVALSCLIGCPDVHPLITAHLHSQQPPINAIALPDFSNISIIPPKKPSRDTSDPPAGIIKRDWFSKHRTRIPAVVAAIFSSRDVSGDPAQWQQLCSDLDRLKASIRGRNIKLVVLVVTKWNDKDNTSEERILALRKRAEIDSKNLIIFVPDHEPELQQCLSRLWTVLGELANAYYRDEGRRVRSRLEKKNYTSMELNVRYCFKVAIYAEFRRDWLEALKLYEDAYHALREMVGTSTRMPPIQRLVEIKAVAEQLHFKMSTILLHGGKVLEAITWFRQHTANYRKLVGAPEVIFLHWEWLSRQYMVFAQLLETSSPNALLVPSTASVAEEKPTEWEFHPAYYYQLAASYLKEKNTCLEFALSMSIDVGAFDGSAESVVASAYLGQYSRLLEHEDAFIMQPLTDMEYSHYALAEGKRFKDSFEIIALLKKSFEAYSSSKAERTAAYCGLQMAREYFSLNDFSNAKQIFDSVANLYRREGWLLSLWEVLGYLRECSKGMSSAKDFIEYSLEMASLPETTGSSESFSKDCGPAGPATPSQREKIHKEAFEVARGESELNSDEQNSAIKVKSDHPIYLEIDLISPLRVTLLALVAFHQPMVKPGGQSLITISLRSQLPINVEIDQLEVQFNQSECNFVITNGQKPQISSIDIVQPGHRVETAPDLVLATNKWLRLTYDIKSDLSGKLECIHVIARIGPNFTICCRAESPALMNDSPLWKFENRLETIPIKDPGLALSGQKAIQVEEPEPQVDLILDSSGPALVGESFILPVRVASRGHAVHSGELKINLVDTRGGGLLSPRGEESFSSDNIHVELVDISCDAPQDKSGAPSDKIQKIQPSFGLISVPSLDMGESWSCKLKIKWNHPKPIMLYVSLGYLPQSDEPSLQKVHVHKSLQIEGKIAVAISHRYMLPFRQDPLLLSKLKSVTETDQTPYLALNEKTLLVISVKNSSEVPLRLLSMSIETEEKSVACTIQPQQEEFREAVVNMPGEEFKKVFTIIPKVNSTKLKIGTVSLRWERDSNDTSSQVTKYRLPDVNVELPLLAVSVECPPHAFLGNPFLYSVKILNQTEMLQEIKCSISDSQSFVLSGPHSDTMLVLPRSAQVLTYLLVPLGLGSLQLPRVTVASVRYSAGLLPSTASLLVFVYPTKPHVDLKPPGEA is encoded by the exons ATGGAGGAATTCCCGGAGGAGCTTCGTACGCCGCCGGTAGCTCTTTCCTGCCTCATCGGCTGCCCCGACGTCCATCCCCTTATTACTGCGCACCTCCACTCCCAGCAGCCCCCAATCAATGCCATCGCATTGCCCGATTTCTCTAACATCTCTATCATCCCTCCGAAGAAGCCCTCCAGAGACACTTCAGATCCCCCAGCCGGCATCATAAAGCGCGATTGGTTCTCCAAGCATCGCACCAGGATTCCCGCCGTCGTCGCTGCCATTTTTTCCTCGCGCGATGTCTCCGGCGATCCCGCTCAGTGGCAACAACTTTGCTCCGACCTTGACAGACTCAA GGCGTCGATCCGTGGCAGGAACATCAAATTGGTGGTTCTGGTTGTCACTAAGTGGAATGATAAAG ATAACACAAGTGAAGAACGTATACTTGCCTTGAGAAAACGCGCAGAAATAGATTCAAAAAATCTGATCATTTTTGTACCGGATCATGAACCAGAGCTTCAACAATGTCTTAGCAG GCTTTGGACTGTGTTGGGAGAACTGGCTAACGCATATTATAGGGACGAAGGTCGAAGAGTAAGATCACGccttgaaaagaaaaattacacCTCAATGGAGCTAAATGTTCGGTACTGTTTCAAG GTTGCTATATATGCAGAATTTAGAAGGGACTGGCTCGAAGCTCTCAAGTTATATGAGGATGCATATCATGCATTGCGGGAG ATGGTTGGAACATCAACTAGAATGCCTCCAATCCAACGCCTGGTTGAGATCAAGGCAGTTGCCGAACAACTGcattttaaaatgtcaacgATATTGCTGCATGGCGGAAAAGTTCTTGAAGCAATTACATGGTTCCGTCAGCACACTGCTAATTATAGAAAACTTGTAGGAGCACCAGAAGTTATATTTCTTCATTGGGAATGGTTAAGCAGACAGTACATGGTATTTGCTCAACTGTTGGAGACAAGCTCACCCAATGCTCTGCTTGTTCCAAGTACGGCCTCTGTTGCGGAAGAAAAACCAACGGAATGGGAATTCCATCCAGCTTACTACTATCAG TTGGCAGCTAGTTACCTCAAGGAAAAGAATACATGTCTGGAATTTGCACTATCTATGTCCATAGATGTTGGTGCATTTGATGGCAGTGCAGAGTCTGTTGTGGCTTCTGCGTATCTTGGGCAGTATTCCAGGTTGCTTGAGCATGAAGATGCCTTCATAATGCAGCC TTTGACGGATATGGAATATTCCCATTATGCACTTGCAGAAGGGAAACGATTCAAGGATTCCTTTGAAATCATTGCCCTCCTAAAGAAATCGTTTGAAGCATACAGTAGCTCAAAAGCTGAAAGAACAGCTGCCTATTGTGGACTGCAGATGGCTAGAGAATACTTTTCCCTAAATGACTTCAGTAATGCCAAGCAAATCTTTGACAGTGTAGCAAATCTTTACCGACGTGAAGGCTGGCTATTGTCATTGTGGGAAGTCTTGGGGTACTTACGAGAGTGCTCAAAGGGTATGAGTTCAGCCAAAGACTTCATAGAATATTCACTTGAAATGGCTTCTTTGCCTGAAACAACCGGTTCTTCGGAGTCGTTCTCTAAGGACTGTGGTCCAGCAGGGCCTGCAACTCCTTCACAGAGAGAAAAGATACACAAGGAAGCATTTGAGGTTGCCAGAGGTGAGTCAGAACTTAATTCCGACGAACAGAACAGTGCtattaaagtaaaaagtgatcATCCCATTTATCTTGAGATTGATCTTATTAGTCCATTAAGGGTGACTCTCCTAGCTCTAGTTGCCTTTCATCAGCCAATGGTTAAGCCTGGTGGTCAATCTCTCATCACTATATCACTTCGATCCCAATTGCCGATAAATGTTGAGATTGATCAGTTGGAGGTGCAATTCAATCAATCAGAgtgtaattttgttattacAAATGGTCAGAAGCCACAGATAAGTTCAATCGACATTGTACAACCGGGTCACAGGGTTGAGACAGCTCCTGATCTGGTGCTTGCAACAAACAAATGGTTACGACTGACTTATGATATAAAATCTG ATCTGAGTGGAAAACTTGAATGCATACATGTAATTGCTAGAATAGGACCAAACTTCACAATATGCTGCAGAGCTGAAAGTCCTGCATTGATGAATGATTCACCACTTTGGAAATTTGAGAACCGGCTGGAAACTATTCCCATCAAGGATCCAGGTCTGGCATTATCTGGACAGAAGGCTATACAAGTTGAAGAACCAGAGCCACAAGtggatttgattttagattCGTCTGGCCCTGCATTGGTTGGAGAAAGCTTTATTTTACCCGTGAGAGTTGCCTCCAGAGGACATGCAGTGCATTCAggtgaattaaaaattaatcttgtAGATACAAGAGGTGGTGGTCTTCTTAGTCCAAGGGGAGAAGAATCGTTCTCATCTGACAATATCCATGTTGAGCTTGTTGATATCTCCTGTGATGCACCTCAAGATAAGTCTGGAGCTCCTTCCGacaaaattcagaaaattcaGCCATCTTTTGGATTAATATCTGTCCCATCCTTGGATATGGGGGAGTCATGGTCGTGCAAACTGAAAATTAAGTGGAACCATCCTAAGCCTATTATGCTTTATGTCTCATTAGGATACCTCCCTCAGAGTGATGAACCTAGTTTGCAGAAAGTGCATGTCCACAAAAGCTTgcagattgaagggaaaattGCTGTTGCAATCAGCCATCGGTATATGCTTCCTTTTAGGCAGGATCCTCTTTTGCTGTCGAAGCTCAAGTCAGTTACAGAGACTGATCAAACACCCTACCTTGctttaaatgaaaaaacattGCTTGTAATCAGCGTTAAGAATAGTTCAGAGGTTCCCCTGAGATTGCTATCTATGTCCATTGAGACGGAAGAGAAAAGTGTTGCTTGCACTATACAACCTCAGCAGGAAGAGTTCAGGGAAGCCGTAGTCAATATGCCAGGGGAAGAGTTCAAGAAGGTTTTCACCATCATTCCTAAAGTGAATTCGACTAAGCTGAAGATTGGTACTGTGAGTCTGAGATGGGAAAGGGATTCTAACGACACTTCATCTCAAGTTACAAAATATAGACTTCCTGACGTGAACGTGGAGCTACCTCTGTTGGCTGTGAGTGTAGAATGTCCACCTCATGCCTTTCTTGGAAACCCTTTTCTGTATTCAGTGAAGATTCTCAATCAGACGGAGATGCTTCAAGAGATCAAATGCTCGATATCAGACTCACAGAGCTTCGTCCTATCGGGCCCCCACAGTGATACAATGCTTGTCCTGCCGAGATCAGCCCAGGTTCTCACGTACTTGCTTGTACCCTTGGGATTAGGGTCGCTACAGCTTCCTAGAGTTACTGTAGCCTCTGTGAGATATTCTGCTGGTCTGCTGCCATCCACTGCGTCGTTGCTTGTCTTCGTCTACCCAACCAAGCCCCATGTTGATCTCAAGCCGCCCGGTGAGGCTTGA